The DNA window GATAGTTCGTTTGCAAAAAAATACCGAAGCACAGTGAGTTGGTGTTAATGCTCTATCTGTGATCCTATAGTGCTGCAGGATTTGGCCAACATTTATACTATTTTTATTCAATCAACTTTAAGGAAAATGTATCGCGTGAACGCTATATATATGGACTTCTATACttggtaattgttccgaatcacACTCGACCTGGCCTTGGGTACAAGATATTTGCTTGATCTCCCACGAGCATGGTTCTGCCGGAGTGTTTGCCTCGCCCGATACCGGGGCAGCCTGTCCTAGCGAGGCTGCCTCTTGTGAATCGGAACCGCTGAACATTCCGATGAGGGCATGTCCAACGGTGTTACCGACGAAGCCGATCGCTACACTACCAGCAGTAGCTGCGATTTGAGCAATTAATCCAAAGGCCTGGTTGGGAGCTACCATTGGTGCAGCGACAGCCGAGTGTGACGCAGACTGGACCATCGGTTAACTCGATTCCGGCGAGGTGGAGCGGCTGCAACTGGTGCGGACCTATATTGCGATGTATATAATTTCAAGGATTACTAGAGATTACCAATTACCAgagatcatcaaaatgttttgtgGCTAATGTtgtaattcagcaaaaaaacaaaacaagttaaattgatcgcaacaaataaaatcgctttcttcaacgaatcgtGGACAAGAAAAATCTAAATGCCAAATTTAATGGAACATTGCCTAATGacgtcaaataaaaatgaaagcctAGCGAGCTTGTTAATACAAGATATTCGTAAACCAaatcaagtttctcatactgcggtcgaaaaaaaaaattctaagcctatgtaaacaagctctgcgaaatgtcaaaaaagtgaggttaaacattttcatccaATGCATCCAATGTTCTACAGCGAGAGgttcattttagtttgtttacattgctaatgaattttgtactgcgattcaccacttcatttaccgcgttgccaagaacttaagtgaaaatattcaaaacagtgctgcccaaacgcacattttaagtcccaccattcttgctgaggtgaaaaaaatattcaacattcttgcatatttcaaattttaaaaaatcattaaaaaatcatgatagctcctaaaaatctcatttttacggaaatgttcttataattgtgtaatctttcgattaaaaataagaaaaacaggtgttaggtctgacgagaaaggtctattctagactcccgcccacttgaaatttttgaaattggtgttatgggaaaatatggaggaaaatatattaaatgttataacttttgaagtagcaatcagaaaattacaacttatacctctttttaaaggaaataaccttagtattggaatgaagatattcctgtttctataaaaatacgggaaagtaggatactgggtcattttgactctaaaatctcttttttttaatttttctgctccgtggtgcaaaccatacatatattgcagtttttctaatgtgaaaaaatctcagaaaacgaacgaaacctttttgacctttatccaaatacgagaagttggggttatagggctttttgtcattcatattaaattttatcattttctcgtgcatatatctctattattcttcattcaatttaaataaattgtaccttgttaaacgtgaaaaatccttaggaaacactaaaaatagattcgttaccggtaaaattcagaaacatcaaatatctgacatatagtctcgatttcacatttttatcataaaatcgcacatattaactccatttaacaacaaaattcttatttaatttgctACTTGTAGTGAAAAA is part of the Topomyia yanbarensis strain Yona2022 chromosome 1, ASM3024719v1, whole genome shotgun sequence genome and encodes:
- the LOC131695166 gene encoding hemiasterlin resistant protein 1-like translates to MVQSASHSAVAAPMVAPNQAFGLIAQIAATAGSVAIGFVGNTVGHALIGMFSGSDSQEAASLGQAAPVSGEANTPAEPCSWEIKQISCTQGQVECDSEQLPTL